A DNA window from Castanea sativa cultivar Marrone di Chiusa Pesio chromosome 7, ASM4071231v1 contains the following coding sequences:
- the LOC142644092 gene encoding uncharacterized protein LOC142644092 translates to MPKYAKFLKDIISKKRKLEEHEIVMLAEESSAILQKKLPPKLKDPRSFAIPCTIGKSYFDRALCDLGASINLMPFSVFRKLGLGEVKPTTISLQLADRSINYPRGVIEDVLVKVDKFIFPADFIVLDMDEDEEIPLILGPPFLATGRTLIDVQQGKLVLRVEEDEVTFDVFKSMEFLPETHSCFQISD, encoded by the coding sequence TATTATATCAAAGAAGCGGAAATTGGAGGAGCATGAAATAGTAATGCTGGCAGAGGAGAGTAGTGCAATCTTACAAAAGAAGCTACCGCCTAAGCTGAAAGATCCAAGGAGTTTCGCTATCCCTTGCACTATAggaaaatcttattttgataGAGCTTTATGTGATTTAGGGGCAAGTATTAATCTAATGCCTTTCTCTGTTTTCAGGAAATTGGGTCTTGGAGAAGTAAAGCCGACCACTATCTCTTTACAATTGGCGGATAGATCCATTAATTATCCAAGAGGAGTCATTGAGGATGTATTAGTAAAAGTTGACAAGTTCATCTTCCCGGCTGACTTCATTGTCCTTGATATGGATGAGGACGAGGAGATCCCTTTGATATTGGGTCCACCTTTCCTTGCAACGGGGAGGACCTTAATTGATGTCCAGCAAGGAAAACTTGTTTTGAGGGTCGAAGAGGATGAGGTCACTTTTGATGTATTTAAGTCTATGGAATTTCTTCCCGAGACACATTCTTGTTTTCAAATAAGTGACTGA